The proteins below come from a single Tissierella sp. MB52-C2 genomic window:
- the secE gene encoding preprotein translocase subunit SecE produces the protein MTAPTGTKKAKVATYFRGVKSEIKKVIWPSKKELINYTGVVIMVSAIVAIIVWVLDLIIHGGLQFII, from the coding sequence ATGACAGCGCCAACAGGTACAAAGAAAGCAAAAGTAGCTACCTATTTCAGAGGAGTTAAATCTGAAATTAAAAAAGTAATTTGGCCTAGTAAGAAAGAATTAATAAATTATACAGGAGTAGTTATAATGGTTAGTGCTATTGTAGCAATTATTGTATGGGTACTAGACTTAATAATACACGGTGGCTTACAGTTTATAATTTAG